In Amycolatopsis methanolica 239, a single genomic region encodes these proteins:
- a CDS encoding ABC transporter ATP-binding protein, translating into MIELRDVHRHYRRPREVHALRGVSFTVAGGQRFGIVGESGSGKSTLVRLLAGLDRPTSGEVSFDGRRIDGLPERKLGFLRRAVQVVFQDPMGSLDPRMRVRDIISEPLGRRDPDRVAELLTAVGLPADAASRYPHQFSGGQRQRISIARALAPHPRVLIADEPVSALDVSVRKQILDLLAELTERFELTLVFVSHDLAVVRRVCDTVAVMRSGELVELGAVEQVYGDPRHPYTRELVAAAPNLRAELARLQGGR; encoded by the coding sequence GTGATCGAACTGCGAGACGTCCACCGCCACTACCGGCGGCCACGCGAGGTGCACGCGCTGCGCGGGGTGTCGTTCACCGTCGCGGGCGGGCAGCGCTTCGGCATCGTCGGCGAATCCGGCTCCGGCAAGTCCACCCTGGTGCGCCTGCTGGCCGGACTGGACCGGCCCACCTCCGGCGAGGTCTCCTTCGACGGCAGGCGGATCGACGGCCTGCCCGAGCGGAAGCTGGGTTTCCTGCGCCGCGCGGTGCAGGTGGTGTTCCAGGACCCGATGGGCTCGCTGGACCCGCGGATGCGCGTGCGGGACATCATTTCCGAGCCACTGGGCCGACGCGATCCGGACCGCGTCGCGGAACTGCTGACCGCGGTCGGGCTGCCGGCGGACGCGGCGAGCCGCTACCCGCACCAGTTCTCCGGCGGGCAGCGGCAGCGGATCTCGATCGCCCGCGCGCTCGCGCCGCACCCGCGGGTGCTGATCGCGGACGAGCCGGTCAGCGCGCTGGACGTGTCGGTGCGCAAACAGATCCTCGACCTCCTCGCCGAGCTGACCGAGCGCTTCGAGCTGACGCTGGTGTTCGTTTCGCACGACCTCGCCGTGGTACGCCGGGTCTGCGACACGGTCGCCGTGATGCGGTCCGGGGAGCTCGTCGAGCTGGGCGCGGTGGAACAGGTCTACGGCGATCCGCGACATCCCTACACGCGGGAGCTCGTCGCGGCGGCCCCGAACCTGCGTGCGGAACTGGCCAGGCTGCAGGGAGGACGATGA
- a CDS encoding aldehyde dehydrogenase family protein, translated as MFDPYPDGLPIGADWVSTPDTMEIRFPYDGCVVARAPVGTPDLAHLAVNEAVLVAREVAKLPSHVRREVLLGVHRSLLEWRDELEGLLVVETGKPLVDCRVEVARTLVTWQAAAEEVARLHGETVPLDLLPAGEGLTGFWVRKPIGVVVGIAGFNYPLLLASHKIAPAIAAGCPVIVKPAPQTPLSTLWLVHLVREAAAGVGAPLPMVQLVTGDAEVGSALVTDPRIGAVSFTGSAAVGHRIAKDAAPRKTLLELGSNSALVVAEDADLDGAVDAVLRGGFYASGQACISVQRLLVVDAVADEFTERLLARLPEVVTGDPRDEQTRVSALIDERSTRRVLDWISAAVAAGAHVATGGEAVDGIIRPTVLTDVPDGVDCWDEEIFGPVVCLRRVPDVETAFMQVSDSRYGLHASVFTRSLRTAMRAIDELEVGGVVVNEVPGFRSDTMPYGGVKDSGIGREGPRFAIDELTVTRMAVIRA; from the coding sequence ATGTTCGACCCCTATCCCGACGGACTGCCGATCGGGGCCGACTGGGTGTCCACACCGGACACGATGGAAATCAGGTTCCCCTACGACGGCTGCGTGGTCGCGCGGGCGCCGGTCGGCACGCCCGACCTGGCGCACCTCGCGGTCAACGAGGCGGTGCTCGTCGCGCGGGAGGTGGCGAAGCTGCCCTCGCACGTGCGCCGCGAGGTGCTGCTGGGCGTGCACCGGTCGCTGCTGGAGTGGCGCGACGAGCTGGAAGGGCTGCTGGTCGTGGAGACCGGCAAGCCGCTCGTCGACTGCCGCGTCGAGGTCGCCCGGACGCTGGTGACGTGGCAGGCCGCGGCCGAGGAGGTCGCCCGGCTGCACGGCGAGACCGTGCCGCTGGACCTGCTGCCCGCAGGCGAGGGGCTCACCGGGTTCTGGGTGCGCAAGCCGATCGGCGTGGTCGTCGGCATCGCCGGGTTCAACTACCCGCTGCTGCTCGCCTCGCACAAGATCGCGCCGGCCATCGCGGCGGGGTGCCCGGTGATCGTGAAACCGGCGCCGCAGACGCCGCTGTCGACGCTGTGGCTGGTGCACCTCGTACGCGAGGCGGCGGCTGGCGTCGGCGCGCCGCTGCCGATGGTCCAGCTGGTCACCGGTGACGCCGAGGTCGGATCGGCGCTGGTCACCGACCCACGGATCGGCGCGGTGTCGTTCACCGGCTCGGCTGCCGTCGGGCACCGCATCGCGAAGGACGCGGCGCCGCGGAAGACCCTGCTGGAACTGGGCTCGAACTCGGCGCTGGTGGTCGCCGAGGACGCGGACCTCGACGGGGCCGTGGACGCGGTGCTGCGCGGCGGGTTCTACGCGTCCGGGCAGGCGTGCATCTCCGTGCAGCGGCTGCTGGTCGTCGACGCGGTGGCGGACGAGTTCACCGAACGCCTGCTGGCCCGGCTGCCCGAGGTCGTCACCGGCGACCCGCGGGACGAGCAGACCCGGGTGTCGGCGCTGATCGACGAACGGTCCACCCGTCGCGTGCTCGACTGGATCTCGGCGGCGGTCGCCGCGGGCGCGCACGTGGCCACCGGCGGCGAGGCGGTGGACGGGATCATCCGGCCGACCGTGCTGACCGACGTGCCCGACGGCGTGGACTGCTGGGACGAGGAGATCTTCGGTCCGGTGGTGTGCCTGCGCCGGGTGCCCGACGTGGAAACGGCGTTCATGCAGGTCAGCGACTCGCGGTACGGGCTGCACGCGAGCGTGTTCACGCGCTCGCTGCGCACCGCGATGCGGGCGATCGACGAGCTGGAGGTCGGCGGGGTGGTGGTGAACGAGGTGCCCGGGTTCCGGTCGGACACCATGCCCTACGGCGGCGTGAAGGACTCCGGCATCGGGCGCGAGGGGCCGCGGTTCGCGATCGACGAACTGACCGTGACGCGGATGGCGGTGATCAGGGCGTGA
- a CDS encoding SDR family NAD(P)-dependent oxidoreductase, with amino-acid sequence MNYEKLFRLDGKRAVVLGAGSGIGREAALALAAHGAEVICADRDAAAAAETAHEIRGESYEIDVLDSSAVERAAGELGALDVVVLTAATNVRKRLLDYRREEFDRVVALNLGATFDVVRAFGAGMVERGRGSIIGFSSIRGTTVEPGQGPYAATKAGLVQLFRTAAAEFGPSGVRVNAIAPGVVETPLTEQIKASPDWYAAYAGKSALGRWAKASELAGAVVYLASDAASFVTGAVLAVDGGWTAVDGRYTPPE; translated from the coding sequence GTGAACTACGAGAAGCTGTTCCGGCTCGACGGGAAGCGGGCCGTGGTGCTCGGCGCGGGCAGCGGTATCGGCCGCGAGGCTGCGCTCGCCCTCGCCGCGCACGGCGCGGAGGTGATCTGCGCGGACCGCGATGCCGCCGCCGCGGCGGAGACCGCGCACGAGATCCGCGGCGAGTCCTACGAGATCGACGTGCTCGACTCGTCCGCGGTCGAGCGGGCGGCAGGCGAGCTGGGCGCGCTCGACGTCGTCGTCCTGACCGCGGCGACCAACGTGCGCAAACGCCTGCTCGACTACCGGCGCGAGGAGTTCGACCGGGTCGTCGCGCTCAACCTCGGCGCGACCTTCGACGTCGTCCGGGCCTTCGGCGCCGGCATGGTCGAGCGCGGGCGGGGCAGCATCATCGGGTTCTCCTCGATCCGCGGCACCACCGTCGAACCCGGCCAGGGGCCGTACGCGGCGACCAAGGCGGGGCTCGTCCAGCTGTTCCGCACCGCCGCCGCCGAGTTCGGCCCGTCCGGGGTGCGGGTCAACGCGATCGCGCCCGGCGTGGTCGAGACGCCGCTGACCGAACAGATCAAGGCCAGCCCCGACTGGTACGCCGCGTATGCGGGCAAGAGCGCGCTCGGCCGCTGGGCCAAGGCGTCCGAGCTGGCCGGTGCCGTCGTCTACCTGGCCTCCGACGCGGCGAGCTTCGTCACCGGGGCGGTGCTGGCCGTCGACGGCGGCTGGACCGCGGTGGACGGCCGCTACACACCACCGGAATGA
- a CDS encoding amidase: MELTDLTATELLAAYHAGTLSPVEVTEAVLTRIDALEPSLHALYAHDPSQARDAAKASEQRWLAGEAGPLDGVPLTLKENIATKGTPVPLGTAATELVPAPADAPAAARVREAGAVLLGKTTMPDYGMLTSGLSSFHPASRNPWDRSRTPGGSSAGAAAAAAAGYGPLHVGTDIGGSIRLPAGWCGLVGLKPSFGRVPVHPPFPGRVAGPLTRTVADAALLMGVVSAPDSRDHLSLPSAEIAWSQLELDVTGLRLGLQLDAGVGLPVEDDVRAAVLDAARRFEAAGAIVEPVEPFLTREMLDGLDDFWRVRAWCDISALPPERQALVLPYIAAWAQGGGEVSGVAAYRGFAQMDAISVAALRAGEPYDFVLSPTCPVSAPPAEWASPTNDPDRPFEHIAFTVPYNMSGQPAVSLNCGYTSGGQPVGLQIAGRRFDDLGVLQLAAAFEGIRGPQRSPGV; this comes from the coding sequence GTGGAGCTGACCGATCTGACCGCGACTGAACTGCTCGCCGCCTACCACGCCGGGACGTTGTCCCCGGTCGAGGTCACCGAGGCGGTGCTGACCCGCATCGACGCGCTGGAACCGTCCCTGCACGCGCTCTACGCCCACGACCCGTCGCAGGCGCGGGACGCGGCCAAGGCGTCCGAACAGCGGTGGCTCGCGGGGGAGGCGGGGCCACTCGACGGCGTGCCGCTCACGCTGAAGGAGAACATCGCGACCAAGGGCACGCCGGTGCCGCTGGGCACCGCGGCCACCGAACTGGTCCCGGCACCGGCCGACGCGCCCGCCGCCGCCCGCGTCCGCGAGGCGGGCGCGGTGCTGCTCGGCAAGACCACGATGCCCGACTACGGGATGCTGACCTCGGGGTTGTCCAGCTTCCACCCGGCAAGCCGCAACCCGTGGGACCGCTCGCGGACGCCCGGCGGGTCGAGCGCGGGCGCCGCCGCCGCGGCCGCCGCCGGGTACGGGCCGCTGCACGTCGGCACCGACATCGGCGGCTCGATCCGGCTGCCCGCCGGGTGGTGCGGGCTGGTCGGTCTGAAGCCGAGCTTCGGGCGGGTGCCGGTGCACCCGCCGTTCCCCGGCCGGGTCGCCGGGCCCCTGACGCGGACGGTGGCGGATGCGGCGTTGCTGATGGGTGTGGTGTCCGCGCCGGACAGCCGGGACCACCTGAGCCTGCCCTCGGCGGAAATCGCCTGGTCACAATTGGAACTCGACGTCACCGGACTGCGCCTCGGGCTGCAGCTGGACGCCGGGGTCGGGCTGCCGGTCGAGGACGACGTGCGAGCCGCGGTGCTCGACGCGGCCCGCCGGTTCGAGGCCGCCGGCGCGATCGTCGAACCGGTCGAACCCTTCCTGACCAGGGAAATGCTGGACGGGCTGGACGACTTCTGGCGCGTGCGGGCGTGGTGCGACATCAGCGCGCTGCCACCGGAACGGCAGGCGTTGGTGCTGCCGTACATCGCCGCCTGGGCGCAGGGCGGCGGGGAGGTTTCCGGTGTCGCGGCGTACCGCGGGTTCGCCCAGATGGACGCGATCAGCGTCGCCGCGCTGCGCGCCGGTGAGCCGTACGACTTCGTCCTGTCGCCGACCTGCCCGGTTTCCGCCCCGCCCGCGGAGTGGGCGTCGCCCACGAACGACCCGGACCGGCCGTTCGAGCACATCGCGTTCACCGTGCCCTACAACATGTCCGGCCAGCCCGCGGTGTCGTTGAACTGCGGTTATACGAGTGGGGGACAGCCGGTCGGGCTGCAGATCGCCGGACGGCGCTTCGACGACCTCGGTGTGCTGCAGCTGGCTGCAGCATTTGAAGGAATTCGCGGCCCGCAGCGGTCGCCGGGGGTGTGA
- a CDS encoding HpcH/HpaI aldolase/citrate lyase family protein, whose product MSGVKPRRSVLYMPGANERALEKAKTLPADALILDLEDAVAPDAKEAARERVCAAAASGDYGSREVTIRVNGLDTEWHDADLRAAAQAGPAAVVVPKVNSAAEVHNIERALELGGAPDSTKIWAMVETPVAMLHAEEIASASERLTVLVMGTNDLAKELHAEFVRGRAPLLGGLSLCLLAARATGKVILDGVYNDVKDLAGFEAECLQGRQFGFDGKTLIHPGQIEPCNRVFAPSDDEVAQARKIIAAFEEAKSEGRGVVTVDGRMIENLHVENAQRILALAEAIAGKL is encoded by the coding sequence ATGAGTGGAGTGAAGCCGCGGCGTTCGGTGCTGTACATGCCGGGCGCGAACGAGCGGGCGCTGGAGAAGGCGAAGACCCTGCCCGCGGACGCGCTGATCCTGGACCTGGAGGACGCGGTCGCACCGGACGCGAAGGAGGCGGCGCGGGAGCGGGTGTGCGCGGCGGCGGCGTCGGGCGACTACGGCAGCCGCGAGGTGACCATCCGGGTCAACGGACTGGACACCGAGTGGCACGACGCGGACCTCCGGGCGGCGGCCCAGGCGGGCCCGGCCGCCGTGGTCGTGCCGAAGGTCAACTCGGCGGCCGAGGTGCACAACATCGAGCGCGCGCTGGAGCTCGGCGGGGCGCCCGATTCGACGAAGATCTGGGCGATGGTCGAAACCCCGGTCGCGATGCTGCACGCGGAGGAGATCGCGTCGGCGAGCGAGCGTCTGACGGTGCTCGTGATGGGGACGAATGACCTGGCCAAGGAGCTGCACGCGGAGTTCGTCCGCGGCCGGGCCCCGCTCCTGGGTGGACTGTCGCTGTGCCTGCTCGCCGCACGGGCGACGGGCAAGGTCATCCTGGACGGCGTCTACAACGACGTGAAGGACCTGGCCGGGTTCGAGGCGGAGTGCCTGCAGGGACGCCAGTTCGGGTTCGACGGCAAGACCCTCATTCATCCTGGCCAGATCGAGCCGTGCAACCGGGTGTTCGCACCGTCGGACGACGAGGTCGCACAGGCGCGGAAGATCATCGCCGCATTCGAGGAGGCGAAGTCCGAGGGACGCGGCGTGGTGACCGTGGACGGGCGGATGATCGAGAACCTGCACGTGGAGAACGCGCAGCGAATCCTCGCACTGGCAGAGGCAATCGCCGGAAAGCTCTAG
- a CDS encoding HpcH/HpaI aldolase/citrate lyase family protein: MRSPKDFFAPLAVGAPDPVREIPALPSRMIHFFDPSNAKMAAKVPDLAKKVDVLLGNLEDAVRADRKEAARQGLVEIAKATDFGSTQLWTRINSLDSPWVLDDLITLVTEIGDKLDVIMVPKVEGAQDIHYVDRLLAQLEARAGLRRPLLVHAILETASGVANVEEIAGASPRMQGISLGPADLAASRRMKTTRVGGGHPGYLVRTDPVGEDLHEGRTTYQQDLWHYTVARMVDACAMHGILPYYGPFGDIRDVVACEDQFRNAFLLGCVGTWTLHPVQVDIAKRVFSPEPKDVAWARKVIAAMGDGTGAVMIDGKMQDDASVKQCRVVAELADKLAERDPELKQAYDEATKEALA, from the coding sequence ATGCGCTCGCCGAAGGACTTCTTCGCGCCCCTCGCCGTGGGGGCGCCCGACCCCGTCCGCGAGATCCCCGCGCTGCCGTCGCGGATGATCCACTTCTTCGACCCCAGCAACGCGAAGATGGCGGCGAAGGTCCCCGACCTGGCCAAGAAGGTCGACGTGCTGCTCGGCAACCTCGAGGACGCGGTGCGCGCGGACCGCAAGGAGGCCGCGCGCCAGGGCCTGGTGGAGATCGCGAAGGCCACCGACTTCGGCTCGACGCAGCTGTGGACGCGGATCAACAGCCTCGACTCGCCGTGGGTGCTGGACGACCTGATCACGCTGGTCACGGAGATCGGCGACAAACTCGACGTGATCATGGTGCCGAAGGTCGAGGGCGCGCAGGACATCCACTACGTCGACCGGTTGCTGGCCCAGCTGGAAGCGCGGGCAGGTCTGCGCAGGCCGCTGCTGGTGCACGCGATCCTGGAGACCGCGAGCGGGGTCGCGAACGTCGAGGAGATCGCCGGCGCGAGCCCGCGCATGCAGGGCATTTCGCTGGGCCCGGCCGACCTCGCCGCGAGTCGCCGCATGAAGACGACCCGCGTCGGCGGCGGGCACCCCGGCTACCTGGTGCGGACCGACCCGGTCGGCGAGGACTTGCACGAAGGCCGCACCACCTACCAGCAGGACCTGTGGCACTACACGGTCGCGCGGATGGTCGATGCCTGCGCGATGCACGGGATCCTGCCGTACTACGGGCCGTTCGGGGACATCCGGGACGTGGTGGCCTGCGAGGACCAGTTCCGCAACGCGTTCCTGCTCGGCTGTGTCGGCACCTGGACGCTGCACCCGGTGCAGGTGGACATCGCGAAGCGGGTGTTCTCGCCGGAGCCGAAGGACGTCGCGTGGGCGCGGAAGGTGATCGCGGCGATGGGGGACGGCACCGGCGCGGTCATGATCGACGGGAAGATGCAGGACGACGCCTCGGTCAAGCAGTGCCGGGTGGTCGCGGAGCTGGCGGACAAGCTGGCCGAGCGCGACCCGGAGCTGAAGCAGGCGTACGACGAGGCGACGAAGGAAGCGCTGGCATGA
- a CDS encoding serine/threonine-protein kinase — MRNWAVPGFTEVGLLGEGGFGEVVLARHDPSGTPVAIKYLFGKHLGDPARLTAFRHEAQLLSRIRSPHVARLYEFHESPHGAAIVMEAVHGVSLREVLGHDGVLPPESALAVLKGSLLGLADAHRAGVVHRDYKPANVLVGPGRESKLVDFGIAVLAGRPGVPAGTPAYMAPEQWRGGPAAPATDVYAATCVFFQSIAGRQPYQGTTTDELRDLHENAPVPLDAVPAPVRGLIARGMAKEADRRPSAAAEFVAELETAAVAGYGPDWEQRGLGRLAQRAGALLALSPLALLGAGTAAAPGAAAGGLAAVGTGIGLGAKIGATLVAVAVGIGAVIGTIAVIGNGETLPPVAAAPPAEQQAAVQVSLLTRTEPGAGFHVDAQYAAMSGMRDPAVQDRVNAALAKPLDDFTAYVRSGIVDPTEDPVIENKVTIGRQDERIVSVRYDLMVQSSQFGNHGGYAILWLNVDLSTGQVITAGDVLDGIAADQNAMSVLEARILARSPGGYCDGGEPFGERTPLAPQDLQPWGILDAPALQLGFRPDGVVFWLATDARNYPMACGFHEVVVPYSEVADLMTPLGRELLP, encoded by the coding sequence ATGCGGAACTGGGCGGTGCCGGGCTTCACCGAAGTCGGGTTGCTGGGCGAAGGCGGGTTCGGCGAGGTCGTGCTGGCCAGGCACGACCCGTCCGGCACCCCGGTGGCGATCAAGTACCTGTTCGGGAAGCACCTCGGCGACCCGGCGCGGCTGACCGCGTTCCGGCACGAGGCGCAGCTGCTGAGCCGCATCCGGTCGCCGCACGTCGCCCGGCTCTACGAGTTCCACGAGAGCCCGCACGGCGCGGCGATCGTGATGGAGGCCGTTCACGGCGTCTCGCTGCGTGAGGTCCTCGGCCACGACGGCGTGCTGCCGCCCGAGTCGGCGCTCGCGGTGCTGAAGGGCTCGCTGCTCGGGCTGGCCGACGCGCACCGGGCCGGGGTCGTGCACCGCGACTACAAACCGGCGAACGTGCTGGTCGGGCCCGGTCGGGAGAGCAAGCTGGTCGACTTCGGCATCGCCGTGCTGGCCGGGCGGCCCGGCGTGCCCGCGGGCACCCCGGCGTACATGGCGCCCGAGCAGTGGCGCGGCGGGCCCGCCGCCCCGGCGACCGACGTGTACGCGGCGACCTGCGTGTTCTTCCAGAGCATCGCCGGGCGGCAGCCGTACCAGGGCACGACCACCGACGAGCTCCGGGACCTGCACGAGAACGCGCCGGTGCCGCTCGACGCGGTTCCGGCGCCGGTGCGCGGGCTGATCGCGCGCGGCATGGCGAAGGAGGCGGACCGGCGGCCGTCCGCGGCGGCCGAGTTCGTCGCCGAACTGGAGACCGCCGCGGTCGCCGGGTACGGCCCGGACTGGGAGCAGCGCGGCCTGGGCAGGCTGGCCCAGCGGGCCGGGGCGTTGCTGGCGTTGTCGCCGCTGGCGCTGCTCGGCGCCGGGACCGCGGCCGCGCCGGGAGCCGCGGCGGGCGGGCTGGCGGCGGTCGGCACCGGCATCGGTCTCGGCGCGAAGATCGGCGCCACGCTGGTCGCCGTCGCGGTCGGCATCGGCGCGGTGATCGGCACGATCGCGGTGATCGGCAACGGCGAAACCCTCCCGCCGGTCGCCGCGGCGCCACCCGCCGAGCAGCAGGCGGCGGTCCAGGTCAGCCTGCTGACCCGCACCGAACCCGGCGCCGGGTTCCACGTCGACGCGCAGTACGCCGCGATGAGCGGGATGCGGGACCCCGCGGTGCAGGACCGGGTCAACGCCGCGCTCGCGAAACCGCTCGACGACTTCACCGCCTACGTCCGCTCCGGGATCGTCGACCCGACGGAGGACCCGGTGATCGAGAACAAGGTCACCATCGGCAGGCAGGACGAGCGGATCGTGTCCGTGCGGTACGACCTGATGGTGCAGTCGAGCCAGTTCGGCAACCACGGCGGCTACGCCATCCTGTGGCTGAACGTCGACCTGTCGACCGGGCAGGTGATCACCGCCGGGGACGTCCTCGACGGCATCGCGGCCGACCAGAACGCGATGAGCGTGCTGGAGGCGCGGATCCTCGCCCGCTCACCGGGCGGCTACTGCGACGGCGGCGAACCGTTCGGCGAGCGCACCCCGCTCGCGCCGCAGGACCTGCAGCCGTGGGGGATCCTCGACGCGCCCGCGCTCCAGCTGGGATTCCGGCCAGACGGAGTGGTGTTCTGGCTCGCCACCGACGCGCGGAACTATCCGATGGCGTGTGGGTTCCACGAGGTCGTGGTTCCCTACTCGGAGGTGGCCGACCTGATGACACCGCTGGGCCGGGAACTCCTGCCCTGA
- a CDS encoding SDR family oxidoreductase has protein sequence MRVVIAGGHGKIARHLERLLAGTGDEAVGIIRNVEQASALRDLSAEPVVLDLESAAVDEVADVLKGADVAVFAAGAGPGSGAARKETVDLGAARLFADAAERAGVRRHIQIGSIGVDRPARPGTDEVFAAYLRAKKAAEDDLRARDLDWTILRPGRLTDEPAIGEVHLADKVDYGEIPREDVAAVLVALFEEPRSFRRTLELVTGDTPVDEAITRL, from the coding sequence ATGCGAGTCGTCATCGCCGGAGGGCACGGGAAGATCGCGCGTCACCTGGAGCGGCTGCTGGCCGGCACCGGGGACGAGGCCGTTGGCATAATCCGCAACGTCGAGCAGGCCTCCGCCCTGCGCGACCTCAGCGCCGAGCCGGTCGTGCTCGACCTGGAGTCCGCCGCGGTCGACGAGGTCGCCGACGTGCTGAAGGGCGCGGACGTCGCGGTGTTCGCCGCCGGCGCGGGCCCCGGCAGCGGCGCGGCCCGCAAGGAGACGGTGGACCTCGGCGCCGCGCGGCTGTTCGCCGACGCCGCGGAGCGCGCCGGCGTCCGGCGGCACATCCAGATCGGCTCGATCGGCGTCGACCGCCCGGCCCGCCCCGGCACCGACGAGGTGTTCGCGGCGTACCTGCGCGCGAAGAAGGCCGCCGAGGACGACCTGCGCGCCCGCGACCTGGACTGGACCATCCTGCGCCCCGGCCGCCTCACCGACGAGCCCGCGATCGGCGAGGTCCACCTGGCCGACAAAGTCGACTACGGCGAAATCCCGCGCGAGGACGTCGCCGCGGTGCTGGTCGCGCTCTTCGAGGAGCCCCGCTCGTTCCGCCGCACGCTGGAACTGGTGACCGGCGACACGCCCGTCGACGAAGCGATCACCCGCTTGTAG
- a CDS encoding D-arabinono-1,4-lactone oxidase has translation MSRWQNWAGTASADPQRIHTPRSAAEIAEVVTRVAVHGRRVRAWGSGHSFTPIAVADSDAIDLRGWTGIAAVDAGSHRVTVRSGTTIRQLNAELDGLGLALTNLGDIDAQTIAGAVSTGTHGTGARLGGLATQIVQLELVLADGSVVTCSADRQPDLFAAARVGLGAVGVITHVTLQCEPAFALAAQERPEPLEQVLEGFDTFAAENDHFEFYWFPYGKNALVKRNNRLPAGETPRPLSRAREFFDYEIMENIAFGTLCRIGRAVPRLVQPLGRFASAALSAREYSDTSHRVFVTHRGVRFVESEYAVPRESLHEVLCELRALVPRLENPVAFPVEVRVAAADDIWMSTAQGRDSAYIAVHQFVGMPYREYFAGFESIVGAVGGRPHWGKMHTLDAAALRERYPHFDDFVKVAQRCDPAGVFRNSYVDRVLGPLP, from the coding sequence ATGAGCCGGTGGCAGAACTGGGCGGGGACCGCGAGCGCGGACCCGCAGCGCATCCACACCCCGCGCAGCGCGGCCGAGATCGCGGAGGTCGTCACCCGCGTCGCGGTGCACGGCCGCCGCGTCCGCGCGTGGGGCAGCGGGCACTCGTTCACGCCGATCGCGGTGGCCGACTCGGACGCGATCGACCTCCGCGGCTGGACCGGGATCGCCGCGGTCGACGCCGGGAGCCACCGCGTCACGGTGCGGTCGGGCACCACCATCCGGCAGCTCAACGCCGAGCTGGACGGACTGGGCCTGGCGCTGACCAACCTCGGGGACATCGACGCGCAGACGATCGCGGGCGCGGTGTCGACCGGCACGCACGGCACTGGTGCGCGGCTCGGCGGGCTGGCCACGCAGATCGTGCAGCTGGAACTGGTGCTCGCCGACGGTTCGGTGGTCACGTGCTCGGCCGACCGGCAGCCGGACCTGTTCGCCGCCGCCCGCGTCGGGCTCGGCGCGGTCGGCGTGATCACGCACGTGACGCTGCAGTGCGAACCGGCGTTCGCGCTCGCCGCGCAGGAGCGGCCGGAGCCGCTGGAGCAGGTGCTGGAGGGGTTCGACACCTTCGCGGCCGAGAACGACCACTTCGAGTTCTACTGGTTCCCGTACGGGAAGAACGCGCTGGTCAAGCGCAACAACCGGCTGCCGGCCGGCGAAACGCCGCGGCCGTTAAGCCGGGCCCGGGAGTTCTTCGACTACGAGATCATGGAGAACATCGCGTTCGGCACGCTGTGCCGCATCGGCCGCGCGGTGCCGCGACTGGTCCAGCCGCTCGGCCGGTTCGCGTCGGCGGCGTTGTCGGCACGCGAGTACTCGGACACCTCGCACCGGGTTTTCGTGACCCACCGCGGGGTGCGGTTCGTGGAGTCGGAGTACGCCGTTCCACGTGAATCACTGCACGAGGTCCTGTGCGAGCTGCGGGCGCTGGTGCCGCGGCTGGAGAACCCGGTGGCGTTCCCGGTGGAGGTGCGCGTCGCGGCGGCGGACGACATCTGGATGTCCACGGCGCAGGGCCGCGACTCCGCCTACATCGCCGTGCACCAGTTCGTCGGCATGCCCTACCGCGAGTACTTCGCCGGCTTCGAGTCGATCGTCGGGGCCGTCGGCGGGCGCCCGCACTGGGGCAAGATGCACACCCTGGACGCCGCAGCGCTGCGCGAGCGCTACCCGCACTTCGACGACTTCGTGAAGGTGGCGCAACGCTGCGACCCGGCCGGGGTGTTCCGGAACTCCTATGTGGACCGGGTGCTCGGCCCGTTGCCCTAG